A single region of the Leptospira fainei serovar Hurstbridge str. BUT 6 genome encodes:
- a CDS encoding Crp/Fnr family transcriptional regulator translates to MDFSEKVLKAIQLSIFSRIRKESYEPLFQRGRIVKFSAGEVIHQAFEEATYAGLVLSGFFRLYLSSPSGRQATVRYARTGEVMGLVGALANRGTIKESDDTYVQALSDSEVFAISFRDIKEYGKRSPELSWIFAEECASRVYSVLRELYGVAFTSVRERLARHLLLTAVSQSEPPFLSVRMSQQDLADSIGTVREVIVRELRALKAAGLVSSTGSKIEILNAEALLGLFEENN, encoded by the coding sequence GTGGATTTTTCTGAAAAAGTTTTAAAAGCGATTCAGCTGAGTATTTTTTCGAGAATTAGAAAAGAGTCGTACGAGCCTTTGTTTCAACGGGGCAGGATCGTAAAATTTTCCGCCGGAGAAGTCATACACCAAGCATTTGAAGAGGCCACGTACGCCGGGCTGGTTCTTTCCGGTTTTTTTAGATTGTATCTTTCGTCTCCTTCCGGCAGGCAGGCGACCGTTCGCTATGCACGAACCGGAGAGGTGATGGGTTTAGTCGGGGCGCTTGCCAATCGAGGAACGATAAAGGAATCCGATGATACTTATGTGCAAGCGTTAAGCGACTCCGAAGTGTTCGCAATTTCGTTCCGCGATATTAAGGAATACGGAAAACGTTCTCCGGAACTCTCCTGGATATTTGCCGAAGAATGCGCTTCGAGGGTCTATTCCGTGCTTCGGGAACTTTACGGCGTTGCCTTTACAAGCGTTAGAGAACGATTGGCACGTCATCTACTCTTGACAGCGGTAAGCCAATCGGAACCTCCTTTTCTATCGGTGAGAATGTCGCAGCAAGACTTGGCCGATTCGATCGGCACGGTGCGGGAAGTCATAGTTCGGGAATTGCGTGCATTGAAAGCCGCAGGATTGGTTTCCTCTACGGGAAGTAAAATCGAGATTTTAAACGCGGAGGCATTATTGGGACTCTTCGAAGAAAACAATTAA
- a CDS encoding MBL fold metallo-hydrolase — protein MLSKDVRCITAGIPLFFSALIVGGCFLGPPLRKDFRDWQKLAEKSIRFSDWKEVFSRPVKLNVTAIHTGYVLTGPSILIDGNDPNTPASEKKEQWVPSLSYLVQHPKFGKFLMDSGVPAVNDEGKCDFSLIGSFYNIPCKSEKGSDIGSRLTKMNIPNTDIIFVIVSHLHWDHIGGMESLRKRGPIRILVSKEEAEDAGKPFAIFHGYAPKALSIDFEGSVLPDLNYYEMPILGKVLDLFGDGSVWIIPAFGHTKGEIAVLLNAENEPLLFTFDASHLKAGFEKTIPPGATVDRKESVAALRKLNSFSKAFPKIKVIYGHEPTQWQGKNPISLLAGDSLQNIRR, from the coding sequence ATGTTAAGTAAAGATGTACGGTGCATAACCGCGGGAATTCCGTTGTTCTTTAGCGCCTTAATTGTCGGAGGATGTTTTCTAGGCCCTCCCCTACGTAAGGATTTTCGGGATTGGCAAAAGCTTGCAGAAAAAAGTATTCGGTTTTCCGATTGGAAGGAAGTTTTTTCCCGTCCGGTTAAACTCAATGTGACTGCAATCCATACAGGATATGTTTTAACGGGGCCGTCCATTCTGATCGACGGGAACGACCCGAACACTCCGGCATCGGAGAAAAAAGAGCAATGGGTTCCTTCGCTGAGTTATCTAGTCCAGCATCCGAAATTCGGTAAATTCCTAATGGATTCAGGAGTTCCTGCCGTAAACGACGAAGGTAAATGCGATTTTAGCCTGATAGGTTCTTTCTATAACATTCCTTGTAAATCCGAAAAGGGATCGGACATAGGCAGTAGATTAACAAAGATGAATATTCCGAATACGGATATTATTTTCGTAATCGTCTCTCATTTGCATTGGGACCATATAGGAGGAATGGAATCCTTGCGCAAAAGAGGACCGATCCGAATTCTCGTATCAAAGGAGGAGGCTGAAGACGCAGGTAAACCGTTCGCGATTTTTCACGGATATGCTCCTAAGGCCCTATCGATCGATTTTGAAGGCTCCGTTCTGCCGGACCTAAACTATTATGAAATGCCGATTTTAGGAAAGGTTTTAGATTTATTCGGAGATGGATCGGTTTGGATAATTCCGGCATTCGGACATACTAAGGGAGAAATAGCCGTGCTCTTAAATGCCGAAAATGAACCTTTGCTTTTCACATTCGACGCATCTCACTTGAAAGCCGGTTTCGAGAAAACGATTCCTCCGGGAGCGACTGTAGACCGAAAAGAGAGCGTCGCCGCGTTACGAAAATTGAATTCTTTTTCGAAGGCATTTCCGAAAATAAAAGTAATTTACGGGCATGAGCCTACCCAATGGCAAGGAAAGAACCCGATCTCCTTACTTGCAGGCGATTCATTACAGAACATTCGTCGATGA